The Flavobacterium marginilacus genome window below encodes:
- a CDS encoding MFS transporter: MGKPNLSFWQIWNLSFGFLGVQIGYSLQNGNTSRILEALGADVHSIGYFWLAAPLAGLIVQPIIGLSSDKTWTRLGRRIPFILFGAIVSALAMFFMPNAEYFTYLLTPLAFGAVMLLLMDTSFNVTMQPFRALVGDMVNDEQRNLGYSLQSALINFGAVFGSLLPWILVKIGLSNVPAAGEKVAESVIWSFYIGGAILLATVLWTVLRTKEYAPKEHAEYNNIDLNAAEDKPKENIFNLIGNAPKIFWQLGIVQFFSWFALFLMWVYTTRAIANQVWGPAALDAKSVGFNEAGDWTGVMFAFYSGVAALFSLLIPSIAKSIGRKKTYSFSLFMGGLGLISMFVVEDKNMLLLSISGVGLAWAAILAMPYAMLSGSLPAEKMGVYMGLFNATITLPQITAGLLGSTIIVLFGGEPMAIIVIAGISLLIAGLAVFFVKEKVQE; encoded by the coding sequence ATGGGAAAACCAAATTTAAGTTTTTGGCAGATTTGGAATTTAAGTTTTGGATTCTTGGGAGTTCAAATCGGATATTCTTTGCAAAATGGAAACACAAGTAGAATATTAGAAGCACTAGGTGCCGATGTTCACAGCATTGGGTACTTTTGGTTAGCGGCGCCGTTGGCTGGTTTAATTGTACAGCCTATTATTGGTCTTTCAAGCGATAAAACCTGGACCAGATTAGGCCGCCGTATCCCTTTTATATTATTTGGCGCAATTGTATCGGCACTGGCAATGTTTTTTATGCCCAATGCTGAATATTTCACTTATCTGTTGACACCTCTGGCTTTTGGAGCTGTGATGCTATTGCTTATGGATACATCATTTAATGTTACCATGCAGCCATTTAGAGCGCTTGTGGGTGATATGGTAAATGATGAACAGCGTAATTTAGGCTATTCACTGCAAAGTGCATTAATTAATTTTGGTGCTGTTTTTGGATCATTATTGCCTTGGATTTTAGTAAAAATAGGATTGTCAAACGTCCCTGCTGCTGGCGAAAAAGTAGCAGAATCCGTAATCTGGTCTTTCTACATTGGAGGAGCCATATTATTAGCAACAGTACTTTGGACAGTGTTAAGAACTAAAGAATATGCGCCAAAAGAACATGCCGAATATAATAATATTGATTTGAATGCTGCTGAAGATAAGCCAAAAGAAAATATTTTTAACCTGATAGGCAATGCTCCTAAAATATTTTGGCAGCTTGGCATTGTTCAGTTTTTTTCATGGTTTGCCTTGTTTTTAATGTGGGTTTATACCACAAGAGCTATCGCTAATCAAGTTTGGGGACCCGCCGCTCTCGATGCTAAATCAGTCGGATTTAATGAAGCAGGGGACTGGACAGGGGTAATGTTTGCATTTTATAGTGGTGTTGCAGCATTGTTCTCACTTTTAATTCCATCGATTGCTAAATCAATCGGAAGAAAAAAAACCTACAGTTTCTCTTTATTTATGGGAGGATTAGGGCTGATTTCTATGTTTGTAGTCGAAGACAAAAACATGTTACTGCTTTCTATTTCGGGAGTAGGATTGGCTTGGGCGGCTATCTTGGCCATGCCATATGCAATGCTTTCAGGGTCATTGCCTGCCGAAAAAATGGGGGTATATATGGGATTATTTAATGCCACGATAACGCTGCCACAAATAACAGCAGGATTATTAGGAAGTACTATAATTGTGCTTTTCGGAGGAGAACCAATGGCGATAATTGTAATAGCAGGAATATCTCTGCTGATTGCTGGTTTGGCTGTGTTTTTCGTTAAAGAAAAAGTGCAGGAATAA